The Streptomyces venezuelae genomic interval GGCCGAGAAGTGGTGCGCGAGCGGCGGGTGCGGAGGATGCGGCGACGGGCCGGGAGCCTGCTGGAGACGTCCGCGCCACGGCCCCGGAGGCCGAGAGCCCGGAAGCGGACGCCCACGCCGTCCGAGGAGGGCGAGGTGGCGGTACGTCACCTCCCGCTTGCGGCCGATCTGTTGGCTGCCTGCGCCTCTGCCGGAGCGGGGCCGGGAGAGGCGGCGGAGGCCGTGGGCCGCTCACTGGGCGGGCCGCTGGGCGAGCGGCTGGCCCGCACGGCGGCCGAACTGCGGCTCGGCGGCGAACCGGCCGAGGTGTGGCGGAGGTTCGGCGCGATACCGGGCGCCGAAGGGCTGGCCCGCTGCATGGAACGGGCCGGTTCCTCGGGGGCGCCCGCGGCGGAGGCCGTCGCCCGGCATGCGGCCGGCCTGCGGGCCGCCCGTGCCCGGACGGCGGCGGCCCGCGCCCGCCGGGCGCAGGTGCTGATCAGCGCGCCCGTGGGGCTCTGCTTCCTGCCCGCGTTCCTGGCGGTGGGGGTGGCGCCCGTGGTGATCGGGCTGGCGGCGGGACTGATGGACCGATGAAGGCAACGGCAAGGCGAGACAAGGAGATCGACATGACGGACACGGCGGCCACGGCGAATCCGGTGAGCGCGGCGAGTGTGACGGG includes:
- a CDS encoding type II secretion system F family protein, whose protein sequence is MTGAVQIVGVLVLLMVLCVQAGREVVRERRVRRMRRRAGSLLETSAPRPRRPRARKRTPTPSEEGEVAVRHLPLAADLLAACASAGAGPGEAAEAVGRSLGGPLGERLARTAAELRLGGEPAEVWRRFGAIPGAEGLARCMERAGSSGAPAAEAVARHAAGLRAARARTAAARARRAQVLISAPVGLCFLPAFLAVGVAPVVIGLAAGLMDR